In Paenibacillus phoenicis, one genomic interval encodes:
- a CDS encoding Gfo/Idh/MocA family protein encodes MSKINFAVIGYGGMGSYHAHNLIPAESSRFHVVGTYDISGERQQISKGKGLHIYGSLEEVLTDNNIEAVLIATPNDSHKEIAIRSMRAGKHVVCEKPVAMNTEELDDILAVAEETGKVFMVHQNRRWDPDFLIIRQLYQNRTIGEIFQIESRVQGANGIPGDWRHLKKHGGGMLLDWGVHLLDQLLWLVDSPVQSVFSDLSYILGDEVDDGFMCYITFENGVKALVEVGTTNYTKLPRWYVKGLEGTAKINDWDLSGEIIAATGREDVAAPTPIQAGVGLTKTMAPPSEEATEKLAFPEPKADFVPFYQNFYEVVREGAEPIVKNQEVRKVMKLMDDILQSCHKG; translated from the coding sequence ATGTCGAAGATCAACTTTGCCGTCATCGGCTATGGCGGGATGGGCTCTTACCATGCCCACAACCTCATTCCGGCAGAAAGCTCTCGCTTTCATGTCGTGGGAACCTATGATATTTCCGGAGAAAGACAGCAAATCTCCAAGGGCAAAGGCCTGCATATCTATGGCAGCCTGGAGGAAGTATTAACCGATAACAACATCGAAGCGGTCTTAATCGCGACCCCTAATGATTCCCACAAGGAAATCGCGATTCGCTCGATGCGGGCCGGCAAACATGTCGTTTGCGAAAAGCCGGTGGCGATGAATACCGAAGAGCTGGATGACATTTTGGCGGTGGCTGAAGAGACGGGCAAGGTCTTTATGGTTCACCAAAATCGGCGATGGGACCCGGACTTCCTTATCATTCGCCAGTTGTATCAGAACCGGACGATTGGGGAGATTTTTCAAATCGAATCCCGCGTTCAGGGGGCGAACGGCATTCCAGGCGATTGGCGTCATTTGAAAAAGCATGGCGGCGGCATGCTCCTGGACTGGGGCGTCCATCTGCTGGACCAACTGCTGTGGCTGGTCGATAGCCCTGTGCAAAGTGTATTTTCCGATTTGAGCTATATCTTAGGTGATGAAGTCGATGACGGATTCATGTGCTACATTACTTTTGAAAATGGCGTGAAGGCGCTGGTCGAAGTCGGCACCACCAACTATACCAAGCTTCCGCGCTGGTACGTGAAGGGCCTTGAAGGGACTGCGAAGATTAACGACTGGGATTTGTCCGGCGAAATCATCGCGGCTACTGGCCGTGAGGATGTGGCGGCTCCAACCCCAATCCAAGCGGGCGTGGGACTCACCAAGACGATGGCGCCTCCTTCGGAGGAAGCTACGGAGAAATTGGCTTTCCCTGAACCTAAAGCAGATTTCGTACCGTTCTATCAGAACTTCTATGAAGTTGTACGCGAAGGCGCTGAGCCGATCGTGAAGAATCAGGAAGTTCGCAAGGTGATGAAGCTGATGGATGATATTTTACAGTCCTGTCATAAGGGATGA
- a CDS encoding glycoside hydrolase family 88 protein, with amino-acid sequence MTTTLKTISQEIWPRLESKVSLMRDSLGSKAPHVAGQNGIYDDTKLDWWTSGFWPGILWLMYDMTGEEGWREAAWSWDERLFALFQQENAFDHDVGFHFLPTAVFKYKLTGDKDALRRGLFAANFLAGRFNPKGSYLRAWNGSKQTGWSIIDTMMNISLLFWASEESGDPRFAHIAKAHADMVVKQFVRADGSTHHIVVFDPETGERVGALGGQGAGPDSAWSRGNAWALYGLTNTYRHTNDAVYLSAAQRVANFFIASLPEDSVPPWDFRAILEAGDDEIPRDTSAGAIAASGLLELADQLDEPIGRPYRSAAERILSSLATNYATWDDPKHEAILLQGTGHKPANQNVNVSLIYGDYYFVEALAKLQGWKRRIF; translated from the coding sequence ATGACAACGACCTTAAAAACGATCAGCCAGGAGATCTGGCCGCGGTTGGAGTCCAAGGTGTCGCTGATGCGGGATTCCTTGGGATCTAAGGCTCCGCATGTTGCAGGACAAAACGGAATTTATGACGATACGAAGCTGGACTGGTGGACCTCCGGATTCTGGCCGGGGATCCTCTGGCTGATGTACGACATGACGGGTGAAGAAGGATGGCGGGAGGCAGCCTGGTCTTGGGATGAACGGTTGTTTGCGTTGTTCCAGCAGGAGAATGCTTTTGATCATGATGTAGGTTTTCATTTTTTGCCGACGGCGGTCTTTAAGTATAAGCTGACCGGCGACAAAGACGCCTTGCGGCGAGGCTTGTTTGCGGCAAACTTCCTGGCCGGCCGCTTCAACCCGAAGGGAAGCTACCTCCGGGCTTGGAACGGCAGCAAGCAAACCGGCTGGTCGATCATCGATACGATGATGAATATCTCGCTGCTCTTCTGGGCTTCCGAGGAAAGCGGCGACCCACGGTTTGCGCATATCGCCAAGGCTCATGCGGATATGGTTGTGAAGCAATTCGTGCGGGCGGACGGGTCCACCCATCACATCGTGGTGTTTGACCCCGAAACGGGCGAACGCGTGGGGGCGTTAGGCGGACAAGGCGCGGGTCCCGACTCGGCCTGGAGCCGGGGGAACGCCTGGGCGCTTTACGGCCTGACGAATACGTACCGTCATACCAACGACGCAGTGTACTTAAGTGCAGCCCAGCGGGTGGCAAATTTCTTTATCGCTAGCTTGCCTGAGGACAGCGTCCCGCCGTGGGATTTCCGGGCCATACTGGAAGCTGGGGACGACGAGATTCCCCGTGACACCTCGGCCGGAGCGATCGCTGCCTCCGGGTTGCTTGAGCTTGCCGACCAACTGGATGAACCGATTGGCCGACCGTACCGCTCTGCCGCCGAGCGAATCTTAAGCTCACTCGCTACGAATTATGCCACTTGGGACGATCCGAAGCATGAGGCCATCCTGCTTCAAGGTACGGGCCACAAGCCAGCTAATCAGAACGTGAACGTTTCGCTGATCTACGGGGATTATTACTTCGTTGAGGCGTTGGCGAAGCTCCAAGGATGGAAGCGGCGTATTTTCTAA
- a CDS encoding helix-turn-helix domain-containing protein — MLNIQSLWRKRESVIVTWLVSYSAVLFVPILFSLIIYAQANTALKSEIHRANDSLLKQMRYTIDTQIDLMKRLNMEMTWSPNLQTLMYSSQSDAEAPYTAYQLVKEFRLFKTSYATIDEFYVVWKKGDAVLRAGNIRDIPTAFHTIHETGAISLETWKRLVLEADTKHFVVLPHLNAGHAESSIAYVTQLPADLNGQETGTVVVMTDTSRFQQALEGISGFSDGLLLILNQNDEVLMTNRDPADELLPFMDGNRVRLDRAKVGESELFYMDSAVSDLKYALIIPSGLYWEKAVNVRNFTYISILVSLLGAGVLTWFFMRRNYSPIQQLVESLSDKSTQAMPGEPNELRFIQNMIQRARSEKNEIAQQLQKHQQVLRSNLIYRLLKGKTDPLVPYEESFRSFQMPLYSRDFAVILFVIENEDQLYDKLPGVGLSERSKLIQLIISNVVEELVAARGHVGYVAEVDEMIVCLVNLQADSKTWSEDLREIAAEAQRFLERYEMELTISFSGRHPSWIGIHEAYQEAVDAMEYKMVLGKKGIIAYGEIHRETANGMYGYDYPLQTEQQLINFIKAGDAEQAGRYMNEIMKRNLEKPVMSLNVAKCLMFNLVSTMIKVIHELGGHEDDCRLADYPLWIDEVLACDTVQEMQSALQGLLHEVCAFAADKRASHLLREREDSLRSLIEKVTAYIAARYNDANLNVNAIGDHFGMKGSYLSKLYKNQTGEGLLDSIHRCRIEKAKELMRTQSESISELSKVVGYNDAATFIRVFKKYEGITPGRYKEISGMNGKEVTV; from the coding sequence ATGTTGAACATTCAATCTTTGTGGCGGAAACGGGAAAGCGTGATCGTAACCTGGCTCGTTTCGTACAGTGCAGTGTTGTTTGTGCCGATTCTGTTCAGCCTCATCATTTACGCTCAGGCCAATACAGCGTTAAAGAGCGAAATTCACCGGGCGAACGATTCGTTACTGAAGCAAATGCGCTATACGATCGATACGCAAATCGATTTGATGAAGCGGCTCAATATGGAGATGACTTGGAGTCCGAACCTGCAGACCTTGATGTATTCAAGTCAGTCTGACGCCGAAGCACCTTACACCGCTTACCAGCTCGTCAAGGAGTTTCGTCTGTTCAAGACGTCGTACGCCACGATCGATGAATTTTACGTCGTTTGGAAAAAAGGGGATGCGGTTCTCCGGGCGGGGAATATCCGGGATATCCCCACCGCCTTTCATACCATTCACGAGACCGGGGCCATCAGTTTAGAGACTTGGAAACGCCTAGTTTTGGAAGCGGATACAAAACACTTTGTTGTGCTCCCTCACCTCAATGCGGGGCACGCGGAATCCTCCATCGCTTATGTCACGCAGCTGCCAGCTGATCTGAACGGGCAAGAGACAGGGACGGTCGTGGTGATGACGGATACGAGCCGGTTCCAACAGGCCCTTGAGGGGATCTCCGGCTTCAGTGATGGTCTGCTGCTGATCCTAAATCAGAATGACGAGGTGCTGATGACCAATCGGGATCCTGCCGATGAGCTGCTTCCCTTTATGGATGGCAACCGCGTAAGGCTGGATCGGGCGAAGGTCGGGGAATCGGAGCTGTTCTATATGGATTCCGCGGTATCCGATCTCAAATATGCGTTGATCATCCCGAGCGGGTTGTATTGGGAAAAAGCCGTGAACGTCCGCAATTTTACGTATATCAGCATTCTGGTCAGCCTGCTTGGCGCCGGCGTGCTGACGTGGTTTTTCATGCGTCGCAACTATTCTCCGATCCAACAGCTGGTGGAATCGTTGTCGGACAAATCGACTCAAGCCATGCCTGGAGAGCCTAATGAGCTGCGGTTTATCCAGAACATGATCCAGCGGGCCCGGAGCGAGAAGAATGAGATTGCCCAGCAACTTCAGAAGCATCAGCAGGTGCTTCGCTCGAATTTGATTTATCGGCTGCTGAAAGGGAAAACCGATCCGCTGGTGCCGTATGAAGAATCGTTCCGCTCCTTTCAGATGCCGCTGTATTCACGGGATTTTGCCGTCATTTTATTCGTGATCGAAAATGAAGACCAACTCTATGACAAGCTGCCCGGCGTGGGATTAAGCGAACGGAGTAAGTTGATCCAGCTGATCATCTCCAATGTGGTCGAGGAGTTGGTTGCCGCTCGAGGACATGTAGGGTACGTTGCGGAGGTTGACGAGATGATCGTTTGCCTGGTGAATTTGCAGGCGGATTCCAAGACGTGGAGCGAGGATTTGAGAGAGATTGCGGCGGAAGCCCAGCGGTTCTTGGAGCGTTACGAGATGGAGCTGACCATTTCGTTCAGCGGCCGGCATCCATCATGGATTGGTATTCATGAGGCGTATCAAGAAGCGGTGGATGCGATGGAATACAAGATGGTATTGGGGAAGAAAGGGATTATTGCTTACGGCGAGATCCATCGTGAGACGGCAAATGGCATGTACGGGTATGATTATCCGCTGCAAACCGAGCAGCAGTTGATTAACTTCATCAAAGCCGGCGATGCCGAGCAGGCCGGCCGTTACATGAATGAGATCATGAAGCGGAATTTGGAGAAGCCGGTGATGTCGCTTAACGTGGCCAAATGCCTCATGTTTAATTTGGTAAGTACGATGATCAAGGTCATCCATGAACTAGGCGGACATGAGGATGATTGCCGGCTGGCCGATTATCCGCTGTGGATCGACGAGGTGCTGGCCTGCGATACGGTACAGGAAATGCAAAGCGCTCTGCAAGGCTTGTTGCATGAGGTCTGCGCATTTGCCGCCGACAAACGTGCAAGCCATCTGTTGAGAGAACGAGAGGACTCGCTTCGCAGCCTGATCGAGAAAGTGACGGCGTATATCGCGGCACGTTACAACGACGCCAACTTAAATGTGAATGCGATTGGCGATCATTTTGGGATGAAAGGCAGTTACCTCTCCAAGCTTTATAAGAATCAGACGGGAGAAGGCCTGCTGGACAGCATCCACCGATGCCGAATTGAGAAGGCGAAGGAGCTCATGCGGACGCAATCGGAATCGATCAGCGAGCTGTCTAAAGTGGTGGGATATAACGATGCAGCTACGTTTATTCGGGTATTTAAGAAGTACGAAGGCATCACGCCTGGCAGATATAAAGAGATCAGCGGCATGAATGGGAAGGAGGTTACGGTATGA
- a CDS encoding extracellular solute-binding protein, with translation MKTKSLARWVSTGLAIGLLSTMLLACSNGGQTNSAKSNEGGTDAGGSTSVTETGATYPIQTDKKLTYWGDLTGNLIGIVNSHNDVPFFQKWQEKTGVPLEFTAPPAGQAREALNVMLASGDLPDMIEYNFMSFPGGPEKAISDGYILRLNDLVDKYAPNLKKYLEEHPDIDKMVKTDSGSYYVFPFIRGDEYLQVFQGPMIRKDWLDELGLPVPETIDEWTTTLRAFKEKKGAAAPLSLVSKPRFFNESYNGAFLGAYGVTQGFYQEDGKIKFGPAEPGFKEYLRLFQSWYKEGLLDKNIATVDGKALDSNLASGATGATIGNAGGGMGKWQPLIEANDPKAVLVAAPYPVLNKGEKPKFGQRNQPYSSEGTVAITTAAKDPELAVRMLDYGYSEEGHMFFNFGEEGVSYELVDGYPKYTDLLMKNPDKLAPAQAISLYARGSYNGPFVQDKRYAEQFFALQTQRDAIEIWKNTDVAKYQLPPITPTPEESSEYATIMNDINTLVDEMTIKIILGEESVDQFESYVEKMKSLRLDRAIEIQTAALERYNNR, from the coding sequence ATGAAGACAAAATCCTTAGCCCGCTGGGTCTCAACCGGCCTAGCCATCGGCTTGCTTAGCACCATGCTGCTGGCATGCTCAAACGGGGGGCAGACAAACAGCGCAAAATCCAATGAAGGGGGAACAGATGCTGGCGGCAGCACCTCGGTCACCGAAACGGGGGCGACTTATCCAATCCAAACCGATAAGAAGCTAACGTATTGGGGGGATTTGACCGGGAACCTGATCGGGATTGTGAATTCCCATAACGATGTTCCATTCTTTCAGAAATGGCAGGAGAAAACCGGGGTTCCGCTCGAATTTACGGCACCGCCGGCAGGTCAAGCCCGCGAGGCGCTGAACGTCATGCTGGCATCAGGCGATCTGCCGGATATGATCGAATACAACTTCATGAGTTTTCCCGGAGGCCCGGAGAAAGCGATCAGTGACGGGTATATTTTGCGTCTGAACGATCTGGTCGACAAGTACGCGCCCAATCTGAAGAAGTATTTAGAGGAGCATCCAGATATCGATAAGATGGTGAAAACCGACAGCGGCAGTTACTACGTCTTTCCGTTTATCCGGGGCGATGAGTATCTGCAGGTCTTCCAGGGGCCGATGATCCGCAAGGACTGGCTAGATGAACTTGGACTGCCGGTGCCGGAAACAATCGACGAATGGACGACCACGCTCCGTGCGTTTAAGGAGAAAAAGGGAGCTGCCGCTCCGCTCTCGCTGGTCAGCAAGCCGCGCTTCTTTAATGAATCCTACAACGGAGCGTTCCTGGGTGCATATGGGGTGACTCAAGGGTTTTACCAAGAAGACGGGAAGATCAAGTTTGGTCCTGCGGAACCCGGATTCAAGGAGTATTTAAGATTGTTCCAATCTTGGTATAAGGAAGGGCTGCTCGATAAAAATATCGCGACGGTCGATGGTAAAGCGCTCGACAGCAACCTTGCTTCCGGAGCAACGGGTGCCACGATCGGCAACGCTGGCGGCGGGATGGGAAAATGGCAGCCGTTGATCGAGGCGAACGATCCGAAAGCAGTGCTTGTGGCAGCTCCTTATCCGGTGCTGAACAAGGGCGAGAAGCCCAAATTCGGGCAGCGGAACCAACCGTACTCCTCTGAAGGCACGGTCGCGATTACAACGGCCGCCAAGGATCCGGAGTTGGCAGTACGGATGCTGGATTACGGGTACAGTGAGGAAGGCCATATGTTCTTCAACTTTGGGGAAGAAGGCGTCAGCTACGAGTTGGTGGACGGATATCCGAAATACACCGACTTGCTCATGAAAAATCCAGATAAACTCGCGCCGGCGCAAGCGATTTCGTTATATGCCCGCGGCAGCTACAACGGACCGTTCGTACAAGACAAACGGTATGCGGAGCAATTCTTCGCCCTGCAAACCCAGCGGGATGCGATCGAAATTTGGAAGAACACCGATGTCGCGAAATACCAATTGCCGCCGATTACGCCAACGCCGGAGGAAAGCTCGGAATATGCCACGATTATGAACGACATCAACACGCTGGTGGATGAGATGACGATCAAGATCATTTTAGGGGAAGAATCCGTGGACCAATTTGAAAGCTATGTAGAAAAAATGAAGTCGCTTCGCCTGGACCGCGCCATCGAGATTCAAACTGCAGCGCTGGAGCGTTACAACAATCGATAA
- a CDS encoding ABC transporter permease: MNKPVSFKRRLIRDFRLNKYLYLMMIPVIAYYVIFHYGPMYGAIIAFKDFSPVKGILGSDWVGLKHFEEFFGSYYFLRVLKNTVLISLYTLIFEFPAPIILALLINEVRRRRFKRVVQTITYMPYFISLVVICGIITDFTNADGLINRLFMLLGYDGQAMLQKPELFRPIYVLSEIWQRIGWESIIYIAALMSIDLEQYEAARIDGASRLKQMFYITLPGLVPVITIMFILRIGNLLNVGFEKIILLYNPITYETADVISTFVYRKGLLEFGWSYSSAVGLFNSVINLALLISANYISRKVNENSLW, encoded by the coding sequence ATGAATAAACCCGTTTCCTTCAAACGCCGGTTGATCCGGGACTTTCGGTTAAACAAATATTTGTATCTCATGATGATTCCCGTCATCGCCTACTACGTGATTTTTCATTACGGTCCGATGTATGGCGCAATCATCGCTTTTAAGGATTTTTCCCCGGTTAAGGGGATCTTGGGGAGCGACTGGGTTGGTCTCAAGCATTTCGAAGAGTTCTTCGGGAGCTACTATTTCTTGCGAGTTCTCAAAAATACCGTACTCATCAGCTTATATACGCTGATCTTTGAGTTCCCCGCGCCGATCATCCTGGCCTTGCTGATCAATGAAGTGCGCCGCCGCCGCTTCAAACGGGTCGTGCAGACCATTACGTATATGCCGTATTTTATCTCCTTAGTTGTGATCTGCGGCATCATTACGGACTTTACGAATGCGGACGGCCTAATTAACCGGCTGTTTATGCTGCTTGGGTACGATGGTCAAGCGATGCTGCAGAAGCCGGAGCTGTTCCGGCCGATCTACGTGTTGTCGGAAATCTGGCAACGCATCGGCTGGGAATCGATCATCTATATTGCCGCGTTGATGAGCATCGATCTCGAGCAATACGAAGCCGCTCGAATTGACGGGGCCAGCCGGCTGAAGCAAATGTTCTATATCACCCTACCCGGCCTGGTACCTGTCATCACCATCATGTTTATTTTGCGGATTGGGAACTTGCTGAACGTTGGTTTTGAAAAAATCATTTTGCTCTACAATCCGATCACCTACGAAACGGCGGATGTTATTTCCACCTTTGTGTACCGCAAAGGGTTGCTGGAATTCGGCTGGAGCTATAGCTCGGCCGTGGGATTATTTAACTCGGTGATCAATCTCGCGCTGCTCATCTCCGCGAACTACATCAGCCGCAAAGTGAATGAAAACAGCTTATGGTGA
- a CDS encoding ThuA domain-containing protein yields MIQVTVWNEYRHEKTNKVVQEVYPEGIHGQIAKFLREDQFKVKTATLDEPEHGLTEEVLEDTDVLIWWGHMAHDEVQDEIVERVHKRVLEGMGLVVLHSAHFSKIFKRLMGTSCDLKWREDGKHSRIWNVNPSHPIAEGIGDFIELEKEEMYGEHFDIPAPDELIFVSWFPGGEVFRSGCTFRRGNGKIFYFQPGHETYPSYYNEKVQKVIKNGIRWCAPTQNLYPVYGHYEAREK; encoded by the coding sequence ATGATTCAAGTCACCGTATGGAACGAATATCGGCATGAGAAGACCAATAAAGTCGTTCAAGAAGTATATCCGGAAGGGATTCACGGGCAAATTGCAAAGTTTCTCCGTGAGGACCAATTCAAAGTGAAGACGGCAACGTTGGACGAACCAGAGCATGGCTTGACGGAAGAAGTATTAGAGGATACGGATGTCCTGATCTGGTGGGGGCATATGGCCCATGATGAAGTTCAGGATGAAATCGTGGAACGCGTGCATAAACGGGTGCTGGAAGGTATGGGGCTGGTTGTGCTGCATTCGGCACATTTCTCCAAAATCTTCAAGAGACTCATGGGAACCTCTTGCGACCTGAAATGGCGGGAAGACGGGAAGCATAGCCGCATTTGGAACGTGAACCCGAGCCACCCGATTGCCGAAGGTATCGGCGATTTTATCGAGTTGGAGAAGGAAGAGATGTACGGGGAGCATTTTGATATTCCGGCACCGGACGAGCTGATCTTTGTCAGCTGGTTCCCTGGAGGCGAAGTGTTCCGCAGCGGTTGTACGTTCCGGCGGGGGAACGGGAAGATCTTCTATTTCCAACCTGGCCATGAAACGTATCCGAGCTATTATAACGAGAAAGTGCAGAAGGTCATTAAGAACGGGATCCGCTGGTGCGCTCCAACCCAAAATCTGTATCCCGTTTACGGCCACTATGAAGCACGTGAAAAATAA
- a CDS encoding carbohydrate ABC transporter permease codes for MKTESGWMDRLFNVVNYTLLILLVIATLYPLVYVLLASLSDPARLLAYKGLLWKPVGFSLEAYRAVLANPGIGIGFRNTLFIVVFGVTVNIFMTALGAYVLSRKNVMWNKVFMFIIVFTMFFGGGLIPMYLIVKGVGLLDSLWSTIIPFAVSTFNLIIMRTSFMGIPDSLEESAKIDGANHFTILFRIIIPLSMPVIAVMILYYAVDKWNGWFYASVFIRSRELFPLQLVLREILISNSTDSMSIGASAGDRFQIGETIKYATIIVATFPIMCIYPFLQRYFVKGVMVGSLKG; via the coding sequence ATGAAGACGGAAAGCGGTTGGATGGATCGATTATTTAATGTGGTGAATTATACCCTGCTGATTTTGCTCGTTATCGCGACCTTGTATCCGTTGGTCTATGTTCTGTTAGCCTCCCTTAGTGATCCGGCGCGCCTGTTGGCTTATAAAGGACTGCTTTGGAAGCCGGTGGGTTTCAGCCTGGAAGCCTATCGGGCCGTGCTCGCCAACCCGGGGATCGGAATCGGGTTTCGTAATACGTTGTTTATCGTCGTGTTTGGAGTGACCGTGAATATTTTCATGACTGCCCTGGGCGCTTACGTATTGTCCCGCAAAAACGTGATGTGGAACAAGGTCTTTATGTTCATCATCGTGTTTACGATGTTTTTTGGCGGCGGCTTGATTCCGATGTACCTGATCGTCAAGGGCGTAGGTCTATTGGATTCGTTATGGTCCACGATCATCCCGTTTGCAGTCAGCACGTTTAATCTGATCATCATGCGGACGTCATTTATGGGCATCCCGGACAGCTTGGAGGAGTCGGCGAAGATCGATGGGGCGAATCACTTTACGATCCTGTTCCGAATTATCATCCCGCTCTCCATGCCCGTGATTGCCGTGATGATCTTGTATTATGCGGTGGACAAATGGAACGGGTGGTTCTATGCCTCGGTGTTCATCCGAAGCCGGGAGTTGTTCCCCTTACAGCTCGTGCTCCGCGAAATCCTGATCTCGAACTCGACGGACAGTATGTCGATCGGCGCCTCCGCCGGAGACCGGTTCCAGATCGGGGAGACGATCAAATATGCGACGATCATTGTGGCGACGTTTCCGATCATGTGCATATATCCGTTTTTACAGCGTTATTTCGTGAAAGGTGTTATGGTCGGATCGTTGAAGGGGTAA
- a CDS encoding sugar phosphate isomerase/epimerase family protein — MKLGVFTPLFNHLSFEEMIEEVAKKGLQTVEIGTGGYPGNAHLDIDQLLASSDARKEYLAKLADKGLEISALSCHNNPISPIPEVAAEADTLLRKTIKLASLLNVPVVNGFSGVSGGKPGDTQVNWPVLPWPTEYDDNYNYQWEQKLIPYWKEINKEAEAAGVKIGIELHGGFLAHTPYTMLKLREATGKAIGCNLDPSHLWWQGIDPVAAVKILGEAGAIHHFHAKDTYLDQDNINMYGLTDMQPYGNVKTRAWTFRSVGCGHDLKVWSDIISALRVYGYDYVLSIEHEDPIMSVDEGLTRAITNLKSIMIHEQPSAMWWA; from the coding sequence ATGAAACTGGGTGTATTTACACCATTGTTTAATCATTTAAGCTTTGAAGAGATGATTGAGGAAGTGGCCAAGAAAGGATTGCAGACGGTTGAAATCGGGACCGGCGGTTATCCGGGCAACGCTCATTTGGATATTGATCAATTGCTGGCCAGCAGCGATGCGAGAAAAGAATATCTCGCCAAATTAGCGGACAAAGGCCTCGAAATTTCTGCGCTCAGCTGCCACAACAATCCGATCTCCCCGATCCCAGAAGTGGCTGCCGAGGCGGACACCTTGCTGCGCAAAACGATTAAGCTGGCCAGCTTGCTGAACGTTCCGGTCGTCAACGGATTCTCCGGCGTATCGGGCGGGAAACCGGGGGATACCCAAGTGAACTGGCCGGTCTTGCCTTGGCCAACGGAATACGATGACAACTACAATTACCAATGGGAGCAGAAGCTGATCCCGTATTGGAAGGAGATCAACAAGGAAGCGGAAGCGGCCGGCGTGAAAATCGGGATCGAACTCCATGGCGGCTTCCTGGCTCATACGCCATACACCATGTTGAAATTGCGTGAAGCAACCGGTAAAGCGATCGGCTGTAACCTGGATCCAAGCCATTTGTGGTGGCAAGGAATTGATCCGGTTGCTGCGGTTAAGATCCTTGGGGAGGCTGGTGCGATCCACCACTTCCATGCGAAGGATACGTATCTGGATCAGGATAACATTAATATGTACGGGTTAACGGATATGCAGCCTTACGGCAATGTGAAGACGCGTGCCTGGACGTTCCGTTCGGTAGGCTGCGGCCATGACCTGAAGGTATGGTCGGATATCATCTCCGCATTGCGCGTATATGGATATGATTATGTGCTCAGCATCGAGCATGAAGATCCGATCATGTCGGTGGATGAAGGCCTCACTCGTGCCATTACTAACTTGAAATCCATCATGATCCATGAGCAGCCTTCTGCCATGTGGTGGGCGTAA
- a CDS encoding Gfo/Idh/MocA family protein — MKLKVGIIGCGGIANGKHMPALSEVKEVEMVAFCDIVVERAEEAKKKFGTADAQVFDNYETMLANTDLDVVHVCTPNSSHAVISIAAMEAGCHVMCEKPMAKTAEEARSMVEASKRTGKKLTIGYQNRFRTDSRYLHQVCEEGGLGEIYFAKAHAIRRRAVPTWGVFLDEEAQGGGPLIDIGTHALDLTLWMMNNYKPKYVVGKTYHKLSQTKNAANAWGPWDPEKFTVEDSAFGFVVMENGATIFLESSWALNSLDVKEAKTTLCGTKAGADMNNGLTINGEDHSLLYEKKIELQTGGVAFYDGAGERPEVLEAQSWIQAILNDTEPVVKPEEALVVTEILEAIYKSSKTGEPVYL, encoded by the coding sequence ATGAAACTAAAAGTTGGTATTATCGGATGCGGTGGGATTGCAAACGGCAAGCATATGCCGGCTCTTTCCGAGGTGAAAGAAGTAGAAATGGTAGCCTTCTGCGATATTGTCGTGGAACGTGCGGAGGAAGCGAAGAAGAAATTTGGTACTGCGGATGCGCAGGTTTTTGATAACTATGAAACGATGTTAGCGAATACCGATTTGGATGTTGTTCATGTATGTACGCCAAACTCCTCGCATGCGGTCATTTCGATTGCAGCGATGGAAGCGGGCTGTCATGTGATGTGCGAGAAACCGATGGCGAAGACGGCTGAAGAAGCTAGAAGCATGGTCGAAGCGTCCAAGCGGACCGGCAAGAAATTAACGATCGGTTATCAGAACCGGTTCCGGACGGATTCGAGATATTTGCACCAAGTTTGTGAAGAGGGCGGTTTGGGTGAAATTTATTTTGCTAAAGCTCATGCGATTCGTCGCCGCGCGGTACCAACTTGGGGCGTATTCCTGGATGAGGAAGCGCAAGGCGGAGGTCCATTGATCGACATCGGTACCCACGCGCTTGACCTGACGCTCTGGATGATGAACAACTACAAGCCGAAGTACGTGGTGGGGAAAACGTATCATAAATTGTCCCAAACGAAAAATGCAGCGAATGCATGGGGACCTTGGGATCCGGAAAAATTCACTGTAGAAGACTCCGCATTTGGTTTTGTCGTGATGGAAAACGGGGCCACCATCTTCCTGGAATCCAGCTGGGCGTTAAACAGCCTGGACGTAAAGGAAGCAAAAACGACGCTGTGCGGAACCAAAGCAGGCGCCGATATGAACAATGGCCTGACCATCAACGGGGAAGACCACAGCCTGCTGTATGAGAAGAAGATCGAGCTGCAAACCGGCGGCGTTGCTTTCTACGACGGTGCAGGCGAAAGACCGGAGGTGCTTGAAGCCCAATCCTGGATTCAGGCGATCCTAAATGATACCGAGCCTGTCGTGAAACCGGAAGAAGCCTTGGTGGTTACGGAAATTCTAGAGGCGATTTACAAATCCTCGAAGACCGGCGAGCCGGTATACCTATAA